From Gouania willdenowi chromosome 18, fGouWil2.1, whole genome shotgun sequence, one genomic window encodes:
- the LOC114480269 gene encoding uncharacterized protein LOC114480269 codes for MSSRKEREQKRKLQHFLNDLALLGSLQGFRYFQPWLRGKEELLLTVVNQDQGCRSPGFLVSRASTISSWNSSDDVSSSSSSLCLDSRTNSPPPPPGEPQMEMRPREATREASVEEHLIPASPSEKEIAVPEVNCTLFLLAGYVKYGRPHTWIRSNHERLVNICGTDSLVKDTPMKLKSISDWQTRAVRVWDVVSELVCLCTVPSPSNPFALDMRYIQSLPLSERFLVTGALLNFLETYVVYGNRDEMHYDKVLEEVKPLRRLHVQSLLELQRQRATQDSSEEQ; via the exons GGTTTCCGATACTTCCAGCCATGGCTGAGAGGGAAAGAAGAGCTGCTGCTGACTGTTGTTAATCAGGATCAG GGTTGCAGGTCCCCAGGCTTCCTGGTGTCCCGAGCCTCCACCATCAGCTCATGGAACAGCAGTGATGATGTTTCCTCCAGCAGCAGCTCACTGTGCCTGGACAGTAGGACcaactctcctcctcctcctcctggggAACCTCAGATGGAAATGAGACCACGAGAGGCCACTAG GGAGGCGAGCGTTGAGGAGCATCTCATTCCAGCCTCTCCAAGTGAAAAAGAGATAGCAGTACCT GAAGTGAACTGCACTCTGTTTTTATTGGCCGGCTACGTCAAATATGGCCGCCCTCACACCTGGATACGCTCCAATCACGAGCGGCTGGTCAACATCTGCGGTACAGATTCGTTGGTGAAGGACACGCCCATGAAGCTCAAGTCAATCAGTGATTGGCAGACACGAG CTGTCCGTGTATGGGATGTGGTCAGTGAGCTGGTGTGTCTGTGCACCGTCCCCTCTCCCTCCAATCCCTTCGCCTTAGACATGCGTTACATCCAAAGTCTTCCCCTCTCCGAGCGTTTCCTCGTCACAGGAGCTTTGCTTAACTTCCTGGAGACGTACGTGGTCTACGGAAACCGGGACGAGATGCACTATGACAAAG TTTTAGAGGAAGTGAAGCCTTTAAGGCGTCTCCACGTCCAATCCCTGCTAGAGTTACAGCGCCAACGAGCAACACAGGACTCATCTGAAGAACAGTGA